In a single window of the Arachis hypogaea cultivar Tifrunner chromosome 6, arahy.Tifrunner.gnm2.J5K5, whole genome shotgun sequence genome:
- the LOC112696337 gene encoding BEL1-like homeodomain protein 3 gives MYQNQAFPSGSYEEMLSGNSLLTHHNYGDSVGGGGHNNELKFITSLGESMTMQPLEEHSNAAATGDPSCNSFGDQNIQCQGLSLSLGSVMPSIATSMPHHFQYPQYHNSSFTSLMNAMPNLKGNNGSSLKDDEVRNTECMTPPMSSGGFYNSIKREGLYNNTNHPSMCLSEGQVDPGLHGSAGFSSSTALNSQYLKAAQELLDEIVNVRKALKQPGLEKQQSFRDAGLDGSKDSDGKSNSQSMQVSSGANGSAVNSSTELSPADRQNLLDKKTKLLAMLDEVDKRYRQYCHQMQIVVSSFDMVAGCGAAEPYTALALRTISRHFRCLRDAISGQIQVTQRSLGEQEGIPRLRYVDQQLRQQKALQQLGVMRQAWRPQRGLPESSVSILRAWLFEHFLHPYPKDSEKIMLARQTGLTRNQVANWFINARVRLWKPMVEEMYKEEFGDSEMSCNLLSENTIPKASRDDVQVSDNNKREESQENLAAVDDSVQHGIQSSDYGENLMDSSSSRTSRKLQQCDQRFNMKNTPFSNASTIQINHHNGHDDGNGCLASTHATYDYSALGNFAAVGGHVSLALELRNRESNGLGMSNGDEIHNKRSSNQTLASSSENDLLDYHLTEQEKQQQQQQHKFGNPQQRLLHEFVV, from the exons ATGTATCAGAACCAGGCCTTTCCTTCAGGATCCTATGAAGAAATGTTATCTGGGAATTCCCTATTAACTCATCATAACTATGGCGATTCGGTTGGAGGAGGAGGACACAACAATGAGCTGAAGTTCATCACCTCTCTAGGTGAATCAATGACTATGCAGCCTCTTGAAGAGCATTCCAATGCTGCTGCGACCGGCGATCCATCTTGCAACTCTTTTGGTGATCAAAACATTCAGTGCCAAGGTTTGTCGCTTAGCCTTGGATCGGTTATGCCTTCTATTGCAACATCAATGCCTCATCACTTTCAATACCCGCAGTATCACAACTCTAGCTTCACTTCACTGATGAATGCCATGCCAAACTTAAAGGGAAATAATGGATCATCTCTTAAGGATGATGAGGTGAGAAACACCGAATGCATGACCCCGCCAATGTCTTCCGGAGGATTCTACAACTCTATAAAGAGGGAAGGTTTGTATAACAATACTAATCATCCTTCAATGTGCCTCAGCGAAGGCCAGGTTGATCCAGGCCTACACGGATCGGCTGGTTTTTCCTCCAGTACTGCCTTAAACTCACAATACCTGAAGGCAGCACAGGAGTTGCTTGATGAAATAGTTAATGTTCGAAAGGCTTTGAAGCAACCCGGATTGGAGAAACAACAGAGTTTTCGTGATGCCGGATTAGATGGCTCCAAAGATTCTGATGGAAAATCTAATAGTCAATCTATGCAAGTATCTTCAGGTGCCAATGGTTCTGCTGTAAACTCTTCAACCGAGCTATCGCCGGCAGACCGACAGAATTTGTTGGACAAGAAGACAAAACTTTTGGCTATGTTAGATGAG GTAGATAAAAGATACAGACAGTATTGCCATCAGATGCAAATTGTGGTATCATCATTTGATATGGTTGCCGGGTGTGGAGCTGCCGAACCATACACTGCGCTTGCATTGCGCACAATTTCACGCCACTTTCGATGTTTGCGCGACGCCATCAGTGGCCAGATTCAAGTGACTCAGAGGAGCCTTGGAGAGCAAGAGGGAATACCTCGGCTCCGCTACGTCGATCAGCAACTAAGGCAACAAAAGGCACTTCAGCAACTTGGTGTGATGAGGCAAGCTTGGAGACCTCAGAGGGGACTTCCTGAGAGCTCTGTTTCTATACTTCGCGCGTGGCTATTCGAGCATTTCCTTCATCC ttATCCAAAGGATTCAGAGAAGATTATGCTGGCAAGGCAAACAGGCTTGACCAGAAACCAG GTGGCAAATTGGTTCATAAATGCAAGGGTGCGGCTATGGAAGCCAATGGTTGAAGAAATGTATAAAGAAGAATTTGGTGATTCTGAGATGAGTTGCAACCTCTTATCTGAAAACACCATACCAAAAGCTTCAAGAGATGATGTTCAAGTTTCTGATAATAACAAAAGAGAAGAATCACAAGAAAATTTGGCAGCTGTTGATGATAGTGTTCAACATGGTATCCAAAGTAGTGATTATGGTGAAAACCTCatggattcttcttcttcaaggacTAGTAGGAAATTGCAACAATGTGATCAAAGATTTAACATGAAAAACACACCGTTTTCAAATGCTTCTACAATACAAATCAATCACCATAATGGTCATGATGATGGTAATGGTTGCTTAGCTTCTACTCATGCAACATATGATTATTCCGCATTGGGAAACTTTGCGGCCGTTGGTGGCCATGTGTCCCTTGCGCTCGAGTTGAGGAACCGCGAGAGCAATGGATTAGGCATGTCAAATGGTGATGAGATACACAACAAAAGAAGTAGTAACCAGACTTTGGCTTCTTCATCTGAGAATGATTTGTTGGATTATCATTTGACAGAACAAGAGaagcaacagcaacaacaacaacacaagTTTGGAAATCCACAACAACGGTTGTTACACGAGTTTGTTGTTTGA
- the LOC112696338 gene encoding uncharacterized protein, translated as MATRRNVRYTSLPTDEDDDIRNRNRPFDPRFDYTPKSLEKVPWKSIALALFLLFLGTGLLFLSYFVFTGHMGGDRSQAYGLLALGFLSFLPGFYETRLAYYAWRGAQGYRFSAIPDY; from the exons ATGGCAACTAGGCGCAATGTCCGCTACACATCTCTTCCTACAGATGAGGATGATGATATTCGTAATCGGAATAGACCGTTCGATCCTCGATTTGATTATACACCAAAAAGTTTGGAAAAAGTTCCCTGGAAATCCATTGCTCTAGCTCTCTTTCTGTTATTCCTTGGGACAGGACTTTTGTTTCTATCATACTTCGTCTTCACTGGTCATATGGGAGGAGATCGTTCTCAAGCTTATGGCCTTTTAGCCCTGGGGTTTCTTAGCTTTCTCCCAG GCTTTTATGAGACTCGACTTGCGTATTATGCATGGCGAGGTGCCCAAGGATACCGCTTTTCTGCCATCCCTGATTATTAG
- the LOC112696339 gene encoding uncharacterized protein isoform X1 translates to MSACPLYGSIIKPPSSSTTLSLLLRKPPLSCNFPTLILRNRNSIFALHSYDAVSTQNAIRFDVQDSTATDSAEVVVEPAEAPPSDSVVADAKPQEKLTKLRKKKVLFQEDDDTIDNRFKLRNGREVFEEKAYLVGVERKGDNEDVFGIEESLRELEQLADTAGLMVVGSTYQKLTSPNPRTYIGSGKVSEIKSAIHALDVETVIFDDELSPGQLRNLEKVFGGDVRVCDRTALILDIFNQRAATHEASLQVSLAQMEYQLPRLTKMWTHLERQSGGKVKGMGEKQIEVDKRILRNQIGALKKELESVRKHRQQYRNRRFSVPVPVVALVGYTNAGKSTLLNQLTGADVFAEDKLFATLDPTTRRVQLKNGKEFLLTDTVGFIQKLPTQLVAAFRATLEEISESSLLVHVVDISHPLAEQQINAVDKVLLELDVSSIPRLMVWNKVDKASDPQKIRLEAENRDDVVCISALTGDGLPEFCNAVQEKLKDSMVWVEALVPFENGDLLSTIHQVGMVEKTEHTEQGTYIKAHVPLRFARLLTPMRQMCVSQS, encoded by the exons ATGAGCGCATGCCCTCTCTATGGTTCCATAATCAAgccaccatcatcatcaacaaccCTATCCCTTCTTCTTCGTAAGCCTCCATTATCATGCAACTTCCCCACTCTCATTCTCAGGAACCGAAATTCCATCTTTGCCCTTCACTCATACGACGCCGTTTCTACTCAAAACGCCATTCGCTTTGACGTACAAGATTCCACCGCCACTGATTCAGCTGAGGTAGTAGTGGAACCTGCTGAAGCACCTCCATCAG ACAGTGTTGTTGCTGATGCGAAACCTCAAGAGAAATTAACCAAGCTTCGGAAGAAGAAAGTACTATTTCAAGAAGACGATGACACCATCGACAACCGCTTCAAGCTCCGCAATGGACGAGAG GTATTTGAAGAGAAAGCTTATTTGGTAGGGGTAGAAAGGAAGGGAGATAATGAGGATGTGTTTGGGATAGAAGAATCTCTGAGGGAATTGGAACAGCTAGCTGACACTGCTGGCTTAATGGTTGTTGGCTCTACCTACCAGAA GCTTACTTCTCCAAACCCAAGGACATACATTGGCTCTGGAAAGGTTTCTGAAATTAAGAGTGCAATCCATGCCTTGGACGTTGAAACTGTAATTTTTGATGATGAGCTATCACCTGG GCAATTGCGCAACCTGGAAAAGGTTTTTGGTGGGGACGTGAGAGTTTGTGATCGAACTGCTCTCATCCTTGATATATTTAATCAGCGAGCAGCAACACATGAAGCATCCTTACag GTTTCATTAGCACAAATGGAATACCAACTACCTCGTCTAACAAAAATGTGGACACATCTTGAGCGTCAATCAGGAGGAAAGGTGAAGGGAATGGGAGAAAAACAAATAGAAGTGGACAAGCGTATTTTGCGAAACCAA ATTGGTGCACTTAAGAAAGAGCTAGAATCTGTTAGGAAACACCGACAGCAGTACCGTAACAGGCGTTTCTCAGTACCTGTGCCGGTGGTAGCCTTG GTTGGGTACACAAATGCTGGAAAGAGTACCCTTTTAAATCAATTAACTGGGGCAGATGTTTTTGCCGAGGATAAATTATTTGCAACTTTAGATCCAACTACAAGGAGGGTCCAG CTGAAGAATGGAAAGGAGTTTCTCCTAACAGACACTGTTGGTTTTATTCAGAAATTGCCAACTCAACTG GTTGCTGCCTTCAGAGCTACCCTGGAGGAGATATCAGAGTCGTCACTTCTGGTGCATGTAGTTGATATCAG TCATCCCCTGGCAGAGCAACAAATAAATGCTGTTGACAAAGTTCTGTTAGAACTAGATGTATCATCTATTCCAAGATTGATGGTTTGGAACAAG GTTGATAAGGCTAGTGATCCCCAGAAAATCAGGTTAGAAGCTGAAAATAGAGATGATGTTGTATGCATATCTGCATTAACGGGTGATGGCCTACCAGAATTCTGTAACGCAGTTCAAGAAAAATTGAAG GACTCCATGGTGTGGGTTGAAGCTTTGGTACCATTTGAAAATGGAGACCTTCTCAGCACCATACACCAAGTTGGAATGGTTGAGAAAACT GAACACACAGAGCAAGGGACATATATCAAGGCACATGTGCCCCTTCGTTTTGCAAGATTGCTGACACCCATGAGGCAAATGTGTGTATCCCAATCTTAA
- the LOC112696339 gene encoding uncharacterized protein isoform X2, which yields MVVGSTYQKLTSPNPRTYIGSGKVSEIKSAIHALDVETVIFDDELSPGQLRNLEKVFGGDVRVCDRTALILDIFNQRAATHEASLQVSLAQMEYQLPRLTKMWTHLERQSGGKVKGMGEKQIEVDKRILRNQIGALKKELESVRKHRQQYRNRRFSVPVPVVALVGYTNAGKSTLLNQLTGADVFAEDKLFATLDPTTRRVQLKNGKEFLLTDTVGFIQKLPTQLVAAFRATLEEISESSLLVHVVDISHPLAEQQINAVDKVLLELDVSSIPRLMVWNKVDKASDPQKIRLEAENRDDVVCISALTGDGLPEFCNAVQEKLKDSMVWVEALVPFENGDLLSTIHQVGMVEKTEHTEQGTYIKAHVPLRFARLLTPMRQMCVSQS from the exons ATGGTTGTTGGCTCTACCTACCAGAA GCTTACTTCTCCAAACCCAAGGACATACATTGGCTCTGGAAAGGTTTCTGAAATTAAGAGTGCAATCCATGCCTTGGACGTTGAAACTGTAATTTTTGATGATGAGCTATCACCTGG GCAATTGCGCAACCTGGAAAAGGTTTTTGGTGGGGACGTGAGAGTTTGTGATCGAACTGCTCTCATCCTTGATATATTTAATCAGCGAGCAGCAACACATGAAGCATCCTTACag GTTTCATTAGCACAAATGGAATACCAACTACCTCGTCTAACAAAAATGTGGACACATCTTGAGCGTCAATCAGGAGGAAAGGTGAAGGGAATGGGAGAAAAACAAATAGAAGTGGACAAGCGTATTTTGCGAAACCAA ATTGGTGCACTTAAGAAAGAGCTAGAATCTGTTAGGAAACACCGACAGCAGTACCGTAACAGGCGTTTCTCAGTACCTGTGCCGGTGGTAGCCTTG GTTGGGTACACAAATGCTGGAAAGAGTACCCTTTTAAATCAATTAACTGGGGCAGATGTTTTTGCCGAGGATAAATTATTTGCAACTTTAGATCCAACTACAAGGAGGGTCCAG CTGAAGAATGGAAAGGAGTTTCTCCTAACAGACACTGTTGGTTTTATTCAGAAATTGCCAACTCAACTG GTTGCTGCCTTCAGAGCTACCCTGGAGGAGATATCAGAGTCGTCACTTCTGGTGCATGTAGTTGATATCAG TCATCCCCTGGCAGAGCAACAAATAAATGCTGTTGACAAAGTTCTGTTAGAACTAGATGTATCATCTATTCCAAGATTGATGGTTTGGAACAAG GTTGATAAGGCTAGTGATCCCCAGAAAATCAGGTTAGAAGCTGAAAATAGAGATGATGTTGTATGCATATCTGCATTAACGGGTGATGGCCTACCAGAATTCTGTAACGCAGTTCAAGAAAAATTGAAG GACTCCATGGTGTGGGTTGAAGCTTTGGTACCATTTGAAAATGGAGACCTTCTCAGCACCATACACCAAGTTGGAATGGTTGAGAAAACT GAACACACAGAGCAAGGGACATATATCAAGGCACATGTGCCCCTTCGTTTTGCAAGATTGCTGACACCCATGAGGCAAATGTGTGTATCCCAATCTTAA
- the LOC112696341 gene encoding peroxidase 9 produces the protein MHFIKLNNLLVIALVSTSLLSSYAYPGFNFGWGGRNHGSRGGISYGLSPQFYQFSCPQANDIVMSVLEKAMAKTMRIAASLLRLHFHDCFVQGCDASILLDDSPAIVSEKNSGSNKNSVRGFEVIDEIKAKLEEACPQTVSCADILALAARGSTILSGGPNLELPLGRRDSRTASLIGSNNIPPPNATIQNLITFFKRQGLDEVDLVARSGAHTIGVARCATFKQRLYNQNGKNEADVSIERTFYFGLKTVCPRSGGDNNISPLDFGSPRMFDNTYFKFILQGRGLLNSDQVLLSGGVIKTQELVKKYAQDEALFFQQFAMSMIKLGNLRPITGFNGQVRKNCRRVN, from the exons ATGCATTTCATCAAACTCAATAATCTTCTTGTGATAGCTTTGGTTTCAACTTCACTACTATCTTCTTATGCGTACCCTGGCTTCAACTTTGGTTGGGGTGGAAGAAACCATGGAAGTAGGGGAGGAATATCTTATGGTCTTTCTCCTCAGTTCTACCAATTCTCATGCCCTCAAGCCAATGACATTGTCATGTCAGTGTTGGAGAAAGCCATGGCTAAAACCATGAGAATTGCTGCTTCTCTTCTTAGACTTCACTTCCATGATTGCTTTGTCCAG GGCTGTGATGCTTCGATTTTGCTGGACGATAGCCCTGCAATAGTAAGCGAAAAAAACTCTGGCTCGAACAAGAATTCCGTCCGAGGTTTTGAAGTGATCGACGAGATCAAGGCTAAGTTGGAAGAAGCATGCCCTCAGACTGTGTCTTGTGCAGACATTCTTGCTCTTGCAGCAAGAGGCTCCACTATTCTT AGTGGAGGGCCTAACTTGGAGCTACCATTAGGGAGGAGAGACTCGAGAACAGCAAGTTTAATTGGTTCAAACAACATTCCACCACCAAATGCCACCATTCAAAATCTAATAACATTTTTCAAGCGTCAAGGCCTTGATGAAGTTGACCTTGTTGCCCGCTCAG gtgCACATACAATTGGGGTGGCAAGGTGTGCAACATTCAAGCAAAGACTATACAACCAAAATGGAAAGAACGAAGCAGACGTGTCAATAGAAAGAACATTCTACTTTGGTCTCAAAACAGTGTGTCCAAGATCAGGTGGTGACAACAACATTTCCCCATTGGACTTTGGTTCTCCCAGGATGTTTGATAACACTTACTTCAAGTTCATTCTTCAAGGAAGAGGCTTACTCAATTCTGATCAAGTTCTTCTCTCTGGTGGTGTCATCAAGACTCAAGAACTTGTCAAGAAATATGCTCAAGATGAGGCTTTGTTCTTCCAACAATTTGCCATGTCTATGATCAAATTGGGAAACCTTCGACCCATTACCGGTTTTAACGGCCAAGTTAGAAAGAATTGTCGCcgagttaattaa